TTAATAGTCAAAGAAGCGTAAAAGAGTCTCAAACTCTTAGTTACCATTGTCGAGTCGGGGTCAAAGTGATTGTTAAAGAAAGTTGTGGCAgaatgatttatatttttttatttgtggaGCAATAAATTACAATTTGAGGTTTTTAATTTTAAGTgaggaatttgaaaaagaaaattaattaagTTAACCTATTATGTGTTAGTGCTAAactataattgaattaaaaaaagaagaagataaaattaaaaaataaagcaaTTTGCTAAGTATTAAAGCAAGAACTAAAATGGGAAGGAGGAGATAAAACAGAAGCAGGGAACTTAAGTGCACAAGGCCACTTCTCCTATCCGGCGTTTTGTATTGGGGCACGCACAAAATATTTAAGGGGTCCTATGTATATGTATAGATATACATAagatatatatacaaaaattttgcCGAGGCTAACGAGGTCCCGTGACCCCTCAAACCACAACGTGGGTCCGCCTCTGGTCAAGAAAtttaaaaagttataaaaaatacatagtttgaaatttattattttggctataattttttatatagctctaaaatatatattttttacagATTCTACCTGAAAAATATAccattgaaataaatagtcattgcatcaaaagaaagaaataaaaaaagtgTACAATTGCAAGTCCATTATTTTGGCTATACTTTTTTTATTTGGTAAAAAATAATGGAGTTGTAGCCaaatttttttattgatttgactggaaaataaaaatacaaaattaaaataaatagacattatatataaataaataaaaacaaaaaatatacacAACTGGTACTCAATTATTTTTGCTAACcgttttttatttggctaaaatgaTACAGTTCCTACAAAACATTTTACAAATTcggccaaaaataaaaatagaaatatgcAGCTGAAACAAATAGACATCATATCTTAGatgaaattaaaaagaataaaagttAGAGTAAAGTCCACATTATATATTAAAATGAAGCaagaagaaagacatagttgtaACAAATAAATCATTATATATGACTATATGATaactaaaagttaaaaaataaccTACTTGAAAgctaattttttaatttttcttcactATCACGTTTTGCCACATTCAGTATGTTTCTATCCCCGAGGAATTTACATAAATCTTCATGCTTTATACTATtatgtgttaaataattttttttcttgagGATTTGACAGTAACGTGCAAAAATCAAAAGGACGATTATAGTATTTCATAAAAAAATTGGCCTAGTTTTTTGTACTCCAAATTTGAGTAAAAATCTACTATGAAAGACGTTCTTCACTATGAAAAAATTTATCATCGAAATTTGCAAGAAGCCTAATTCTGGAACATATAAAAATAGTAACTgacaaaatattcaaaataatcCTATTAACAAAAGAAATTTGTTATATTTGTGTTATTTTTTGGCCATTTGTCTTCTAAAATTAGAAGTAATCAAATTCGTTAACTGACCCTAGCCTcatttgaaataaaatatttgcatttttatttttaacacAAGAAAAAGTTGAGGTGGCGTAAAAAATGAATAGAGCCGTAAGTAAAAATAGGAAAAGGAAAGTGAGAAACCTAATTAATAATGGATTGGGATTTCCTAATACTCGTCAACTTCACCTTATAACGTGAGAGTACATATAAGCAGCAGCAGCAGACGTTCACAAACTACATAGTGATATTTCACAAATTACTTTCAGAAATGGCTTCCCTCTTGTGGAAGAGAGTGAGAATACTGGGTGAAGGTGGATTTGGGGTTGTTTCTTTAGCTTCTACGTCCGATAATCAGCCTCCCACGTTAGAGCGGCTTCCACCTCTCATCGCCATAAAATCTTGCTTACTCCATCGCTCTCAATCATTGCAAGATGAAGAGGCATTCCTCAGCATGTTTGCAGACTCGCCTTACGTAATCCACTGTTTCAGACCTAATATTGAACTACAAGATGGCGTCGCCGTTTACAACTTACTTCTCGAATATGCCTCCGGAGGAAGCTTAGCCGATCATCTTCACAACTACAACTCAGGAAAAGGACTGTCAGAGTTTGAAGTTAGAAAACACACGAGGAATGTTGTTTTAGGGCTCGTTCACATACACAGCAGAGGAGTTATTCATTGCGACATCAAGCCCGATAACATTCTTCTTGTGGGCACTGATGAAACAGCCAAGATCGCAGATTTCGGGCTCTCTATGACTTTGGAACAGACTAGGGCAGAAAAGCATGGACTGAGGGGAACTGAAAGGTATTTGGCACCAGAATCCCTGGTTGACGAAAAGTACGGACCAGAAGTTGATATATGGGCTCTCGGTTGCACTGTCTACGAGTTGATGACGGGGACACCGTTGTGGGAATCAGATGAAGATAGTCAAGATTCGAATGTTTTATACAGAATCGGGTTTGAGGAACCAATGTTTCAGAACGCAAAGTTGTCGAATGAAGCACAAGATTTTTTGAAGAGGTGTCTAGTCAAGAATCCCGCTTCACGTTGGACAGCGGAGATGCTATTGAACCATCCGTTTCTGAATTCATACAAAGTAGCAGACAGTAATGTCCAGCCTGCAACAAAGACAACTAAGAAGCTAAAGATCATTTTACGCAAACCGCAGCAGAAGATAGCATTCAAGAACCCCAGTTCACGTTGTACAGGCGACATGCTATTGAACCATCCGTCATCCAAAGTAGAAGACAATATCCAGCCAGCAACAAAGACAACTAAGAAGATAAAGATCATTTTACGCAGACCGCAGCAGAAGATAGCATTCAAGATACAACCACATAACCGTGATCTGATCATAGGACATTGATGCAATAATCAGAGAAGGGAATCTGAAGAAATTAGACAAGGGAACTTGCGGAAGGCTGCTGGTGATACTGAAAGTAGATACTCAGATTGATAATTGATTTGTAATATAGTATGTAAAAGAACTACGTGTGGGCTTGATCCCTCTTTAGGATTTGTTgggggtacgtaggcagcctgtGATCAAGATGATCTCAGGTGCAGCCCctttttagttaaaaaaaatataattgacTGATGTACATATGCTTATAGCTAGTCAATCAGTACTCCTTACAAAGAAAAGGTTTTCTTTTGTGTATGATTTTTGCCATTGATGAGTGGAACCAGTTTTGCAATACATGCCTCAGTAAAATAGTTGCATAGTTCTGTTTTATTTCATTCATTAATACTGCTAGTCAAACTGCAAACTCTGTTGCAGGTTCATATATGTTGTTATCTTCTGATGTTGGCTTGTACAAATCATAAAGTTGAATGAAATGTTTCGAAGCTTGTTCTTATTCCTTCTTTGGATTTTGACGTATTGCCTCTTTTTGGCATCCGAGCTCCTGTACTTGATGCAGCAGCCAGCCTCGCATAAACACTACTCAGTTTTTGAGTTTGTTATTAATGTTGATCTGCAATGTTATTGGTTTCTTTAATATTGCTGATCTTCTGCGTTTTTAGTTTCCATATCTGTGCTCACTCTTTTGTTACCCAATTTAGAAACAATGCTTTTACCTGTCAAGTACTCTACATTGAAACGTCTTGATTTAAATGAAATGGAAGGGAGTGCTTGTATTCTGGGCATGACAAATATAATTTTGATATAAAGATGAGTATATGATGTCATAGACATGCATGCGTCGTTTGATTTTCATATGGAAAAAATCGAAGTACAGACACTGTTCCGTTGATGGGAGGTTGAGAGATTTGTGTTGTTAGAAACTAACTCATAGTAAGGATCTTGGAATTACTGTTATTCAAATTTGTGTTTCCTTACAAATGTACACAATATTTCATCTATAAAACCACCACAAGAAAGTACTCTTCTTGGGTGCAGACTTTATGTAACTAATCAACATTGCAAGAGTAGTACATTAGATTCTAGACCATCAAAAGAATCCTATTCTAAGTTAAACACATCTGATCTGTTGAAAAAAAGAGAGACAAACTCGAGCTTATTTGCCCCGATACCTTGCAGCCAGCTATCCGAGGCTGTCACTACATATATAGGACCTACAAAGACATCACTATATATACTGTCAATTCATCTGCAAAAAATAACTTGTACACCTTCAGAAATCTTCCCCATAATGAACATGTGGCTAGGTGATCAAGACAGGGCATGGTGCTTCGCGAGCTTTGCAAGGACACCAACGGCCAAAGAATTTGTGTATGTTGTTGGCTCAGTCATGGCTGAAGTGGAACGACGATCTTCAAAGTTATCATATCGATCAGGACCACCAACAATGGCGCCTGTTAGCTCATTAGGATTGGGTTTTTCTGTGTTATACCAGTACACAAAACTCATGGAGCAGTCCACCAGTTTGTTTGGAGACATTTTCGGGACAGAGGCACCTCTGTGATGAGCTTGAGTTGGAGGTTTGTTCCCAAAACCAACCATGTATGATTTTCCTCTTGGGTTTTTGCCTAGTATATAGTCCATCTGCATATTTTAATTATTCATAAGAAACTTTGTGCTTTCATTTCTCAATCGCTATTTAAAGATGTGCCCACATACACGGGCATAAGGTTTTAGAACGGCTCCTGTTCCAAATAAAAAGTATAGTACTCCACTAAAAATACAGTGGCAGAAATAGCTCTCATGAGTATGACGGCGTTAGAAATTTTTATCCAGGGCTGGCCTATTGCTAAGATTAAAATTGCGAGAAGCATCAGAAAAGTGCTAATATATATTACCTGTTGCTTGGCAAAGGCCATGAGATCAGCTGAATTGAACTGTTTGTTACCACAGCTGACCTTTTGCTTATGCTTGGCTAGATAATCACTATAAACACTAAACAGAAAAGCTGTGGCAGTAACATATTGAGTATTAGCTCCATCTCTAAGGTGAAGCAGACCCCCTGATAAATTACACATTTGGCAGTTGAACATGTTAAACCATTGAAACAAGCTCAATAGATGAAAGACATGAATTTTTCGATGTACAAAACAAAGAAGTACCTGGAGATATATAAACCTGGTGATGGGGGCTATGTGGAAGTACTGAGCAAATATAACCATCAGCCTGTTGCTTAAAATTCTGTAAATCTTTCTCCCCTTCAAAATAGAACTGCATATTATGGACCGAATATCAGCACTTTTTTCGACCCCAATTGTGCCCTGGTGTTGTTGCATGGCACCACATGTTCGCGTCTATATAAAGAAAGAGTTTTAAATATTACCTTAGAGAGGAGTATTTGAGCTCCAGCATATTTAAGGTCCCAACTAAATTCAGCTACAGTTGCAGTAGTAGCCTCCTCTTGTATGAATTCCAAGTATGTCGGCCTCCTGGTTGCTCTATATAGCCATGTTGCTGCCCACAACAACTCATCCTACATTTTTTGCACATTTTAGGGACAAATTACAATAACTTGCATGTAACTAATTAACCATATAATAAAATGAACATAAGGGAGAGGGATATTACATGAAAGCCAGAAAAGGAGCAATAGAAAGGGCATTCCCCATCATAAGTTCCTTTATGGCTTTTGGCAAACTGAAAAAGCTGAGCCACAAACCCAAAAAAAATAGTATGAGCATATATTTAGGAGCCAAATGATATAAAACATCACACAATGAGGATAGAATGAGTACCAGTTTGGCCTTGTTGAGAAGTTGACGGGCATAGGTACGATTGGTTCCACGAAATACAACAGAAGCAGCCGCCATTGCTGCAGAAGTCTCAGCTGCAATCTCTGTTCCAGGATTATTCTGGTCTATCATTAGTACAGTTCTCGGCGTTTTCATGTTTTCTGGCCTTGTCCAACATTCATGATCTTTCACTGGATCTCCAACCTTTCAAAAATAATGCACGATTAGAATAAATTTAGGACTACATTAATTCTCAATATTCTTGGAAACTATTGGGATTTGGGACCAACCTGGACATAGAGACGATTACGCTTAGAACTGGCTTTCAAGAAATAATCAGTGCCCCATTTGATAGCAGACTGAACATTTTTTAATTCTCCAGCAGCTTGGAGCTGTGATTGATACGCGATAGCAGCCCATGCTAAAGTTGTTACTGTGAAAGCCATTGGAAGACCATATTTTACGTTGTCTCCAGCATCATAGTATCCTCCTACAAGGTCAACCtacatataaaaatacaaaaattttaGTATTTACACAATTAATGTCAGCCCATAATTTGGGGGGAACATACATAACATAACACAACATCTTATATAGTAATAAAATGGGAAGGGGAGAGAGAGCTATACATTTACAGTTTGACCATCTTGAAGAGCAGAATCTCCTCTCCATAAGGGCCTGTGATTAGGAGGAAGTTTTCCTGATCGTTGTGCCTCGAGAAAAATAATCGATTTGGTAAGAGCTTCTTGATAATTAAAATCTCCATATACAACCACAAAATGACCTTGAAATATAATGAACCATGCAAGAAGAAAGGTTCCAAATGCTTTTATTACAGAAATGTTCATGACTAATAAAAATGATTTCTTAAGTGAAGAATATTGCGATTGATGAATAAGCTAAGCACCAAAAAGGATTAGAAAAAAGTTTGTTAATTTGGAGAAGTAAATGAGAGGAAATAGGTACAACCCACTCACTAGGAAGTTAGATAGTAATGGTGTTTGTTTAAGATGTTTTTCTTGAGGTGGATAATCAATGGCTAAAACTTTTTGGACTTTGGCATTGGTAATTATAATGGCGGGAAATAACACAAAGTTAGTTATCGGCTTTGGAAAGTTGTTAATATCCAAAAATTAGTTATTGAGGGGctaaagaataaaaacaaaacgTCGCCTGAGAGATTTGAACTCTCGCGGGGAAACCCCATGTACTTAGCAGGCACACGCCTTAACCACTCGGCCAAAGCGACGAAGTTGTTAGTAGGCTATTGGGAATATAATATTGATCATTCTGGAATAAAAATGTGAGGTTATttaggggcatttgcatctatactcgctttttgtgtcacattttaacttgtgctcgCTTTGCAAAAAAGATTGCAagtgtacccactttttcgcataacttcagcatacggggctgaagtagcaaaggcaatcacgcagaacttcagcattctagtagccgggcctgaagttcagctctagagctgaagtttttgtgttgtaaatgggaaacttcagctctagagctgaagtttttttaccacctattaatATTACATAGTAGAGCTGCAGTTTCTCAGTTActacacaaaaacttcagctctggAGTTGAagtttttttaccacctattaatATTACATACAGTTGCTCGTTTTGTATTACCTAGGcatgtataaatatttttaaattaattaaaaacgtGAAAGGCACAAGAAAAAAACAAAGGTCGGAGAGTGATATATACATGTATCATCTGGGGGATTGGATTAGTGGGTAGAAAGCAGAGGAGAGAGCTAGAGCAGTCATTCCAATTCtcgaagggaaaaaagaaaagctaaaaaataaaGTAAGAACGTGAAAGGGTAGCTTTTGCACAGCTTGTGATATTGTTTTTATGCATATCAATCTCAATCTAGATCCTTGCTTTCTTCTGGTGAGGTACTGAAGCGGAGAAGAAAGggagctgaagttgtttaaaaagtgggtacaagttaaaagttttaaaaaaaataggtataggttaaatgggggcgatcaaataggacgccccgtgcaatttttacggtTATTTAATCCTGTGTTAGTGTATTTTCTTGGTACGGTATAAACAATTGTGTTTAGTTATACCCTAATTTTGGTATCATTTTTATATCGTATTCAATGTGGGAGAATAATCTTGAGATAAAACAACCAAATGACCAAAAGTGCCATTCTCCAAAACTCTTTTTTAAAGTCCTTTAAGAAGACCaagattttaaagttgaaaatAATAGTTTGTCTATTATAAAACCAAACACATGCTTTTATATTATATCCATATATTTCATTTTTTATCCAATGAACCAAACGTTTCAAGAAAATATATTCACCAAATAATTTCGTTATTACTTCAGTTTGAATTGTAATCTCCATCACATTATAATAATCATgatatgacttgtttgcaaaccTCAAGTGTATTGTTAACGACTTTTGTAGCGAGACAACTCCCAAGCTTTAACAATTAGTAGCCGAATGTGAGAGTAGTGGATATGAATATGTGTTAATTTTTCATCAAGcttaataatatttttctcttgaactttTAAAGCTCTCTCATTACATATTTTAACTTTTCGAGTGACTCATTACCCACCTCAACTTGTAAAAATATAGTCAAGATAAAGTCTCTTGGTTTAGTTGTTTTAAAGCCTTAAATGGAACTATTTTCATTAGTTATCAGGAAAAATATATTCGTTTTGTTTTTTTTCACGTACTGAGTCACTCTCAAATCTCAAACAACGTGCTCGGAATAAGCAATTTCTCCCTTAAATTGTTAGCACCTTCACATTCCAATCACACAGTAGGAGACTGACTTTAACTCAACTGTAGTTAACCATATGTAACATGTGAAGATCCTATTCAATTAAGTACTTGTCTGGAGGACAAGTCCGTTGGCTATCTTTAGCATGGACCATTTATTGTGCAATAACCCGTCCATAACCAGAGATGAATTTAAAGTTTaggagaagttttattttgtgtctcataccaCTTACATTAATTGTATGAGGCTcatttttgtctcacaaatttgtggactCAATCTTATACTTCTCGGTCCACAGAAATCTGGGTCCACAAAATTATAAGACAAAAAAGttgtctcatacaactagtgtcagttgtatgagactcaaaataaaattttccaaagtTTAAGTTAAGAGGTACAATAATTCCTGTTCGTTAGAGTACTTGTTTTGCTAACGGTCGTACACAACATTTGTTAGAGTACTTGCTTTGCTATCGGTCGTACACAACATTTGTTAGAGTATTTGCTTTGCTATCGATTGTACACAACAACACTCCAGAGACAATTCTAGAATTTTATTGTTTTGATTGTCCAAATGCTTCCTTCACGCACTTAATGAAATGTGATTAAAGTGCCCCGCATGAGAGAAGCTGAAACTGAAATAATGATTTTTTGGACTTAAAATAcgtttatataattaaaaaaaaagttacatttctaattaaaacacagtataatactgcgttttagttTAACGAAAAATTAGCCGTTAAAATAAAACGTAGTATAGTACTGTgttttatttaataatttatttttttatagggAAACGCAGTATAGTACTACGTTTTAGGAAAAAGTAGTATAATATTGTGTTTTACTTCAATTTGGACCCACCAATAATAAGTGATCTACAGGACTGACATAAATAATTTGTTTTGTAGTGTAAAACGTAGAATTATACTACGTTTTACTAAAATGCAGTATActaaaatgcagtattatactgcattttacacTAATTTTTGGGCCTACCAATAAGTGTTTTGcggataactgacataacaataattcaaatacataaaacgtgGTATTATATTgcattttacataaaaaaaaaaaatttgcacCCCAAGctaggacttgccttatttaaaggcgttaggattttatgaaaattcattcaaaactttccttcaaacttccgttcatacttctcttcttcttatcaagcattttttttataatgtctgaagagccaaaaataagggtttcattatattagGGGGTGAGGTTataatggagaataactctgtgaggtatagttcacctccacagtgtcatgttaaattgtcgcttacaatggagtacgataaattggtatcgttgttacgtaaaaaaatgagtgtcaggaaacgttcggtgaaccttaaagtaacaggtagatttccgtattctgtgactccgcaggtgtttgcttattattctgagtttaacatcgaagatgatgaaactcttagagattatTTGCGGATTCCAgatgaatacagggaatttattgtaataaaattgttggaaatgtacgtcaaggttgaagacattcccaataatgagggcgtgcatagtagggataacccccagtcatcgggtggttattctaaagcagtttttgccggacagattcctgatgaaagagcttgccttgatttaaacttgtcaccaccggcgaatgagcagccacaaaataatttttcgactttatataatccacaagacggctagtaaacttcaatttttctacgCTTTAACGATGTTTATTTTAAGTCTTTTGAATTGAATTTGTATaaacactcatatttttcatagggggtaccgtccagatatgaattttacaagttacgACCCCGCTCCTaattggaatatgcgtagttctggcaTGTTGGACCACGGTGGTCCATTCGGGAGTCATCACCAATAAGAAAATGTCCATCATGGATCGTCAacacagtacgacttgtaagtaaagtgatagcTATATGTAAATTATTTATCTAGTTGAgtagcttatcattttgttctttttgtgcagtgaaaacgagcaacttgatgttcctgacctcacacagttgcccatagacgacgtattgactcgtgatttggcagatgcgcagagtcaggaagatgatagtgattatgacaataatgtcgatgagtctggagatgacacacctttccctgatgagggtgatgacgAGGAGGAAGTGGATGCCAAACTtgagctgacgagggagcatgctcctccacctcccgttagaccaagagtgtacgagtcccacatgccgtttcatgagcggaatattccctaccttgataatttgccaaaTATGTCGgacgtggatgccctcacaagggatgatgaCGAAATTCAGTCAAAAATATGGGATGAGTCAAGACCAGcggtgctggcaaagggcatgtatttccccAATAAAGCTCGCCTAATCAGAGCTATAAAAATCTACAGCGTAAGAGAGTGCCGCAAGATGACGGTAAGGGAGTCAACTATGGAGGTGTACAAGGTTGTATACCatagagactttatgggttgtcactcGATGTTGCGTGCCAGCAAGAAGAAATCAGgattgtggaaagtgggtaaatatattagcacccacagatgtgaaatggacacattcaatgagaatcacttcaacctgaatgtagacttgatttctcttgtcgtaattccatatttggaagtgtccattaggttcaagattaaagagtggAGTTTAGtcgtccaccaggaatatggttgtactataaccaaaagaaaggcatatctcgggcgcaaacgtgccTTTGAATCGAGGCACATCATCGGGATGGAAGTGCTCCAAAGCAGTCGTTCGACCGAGCAATAATCAGGCAGATCAGCTAGCAACTCGTCGATGTATGGCGTCTAGATGAACTATccaataataacataaaagtgagtatgcacaacacaagtgaatttataacaagtaagtttaggtacatatttacctgtccggcctccagcatatccaacacatccctgacaAGGGGGAGATAATGATGAGCATCACTGCCTCGGTAGTTCCCACGCTGGAGAAtccacctcctagctagagggagaaatgGAGGTACTACACCGACTCTAATGATGGTAGAGGTGGTTGCGAGGGCAGGATCCGCTCCCAGGCTCAAACCTAAGATAAAAGATTGACGTAAATTTTAATAGTCATTTTGACTATATAGAATTTGAagtaatgaacagagtattcgaatatgttgtcacctgtagaagcgatAGAAAATCACATATGTCCACCTGGGTGACTATGCTACCCCGGCACATACTCCTGTACATGTATGCGAGAACAACAGCACCCCAGCTATACTGGGGTAACTCATTTAGCTGCTGCAGATGATGCAGAAAGCGCAGACTCACTAGATTTCCCGAaatgttcgggaacaagacacacCCAAAAAGAAGGAACAGTGCCAACCTCGTGTACCAGTGAATATAGAGATCCTCTGTCTCGCCGGTAATGTCGGGGTGCAATACCTTCATATGTTGTCTGATAGCTGTCACAGAAATGCGACTGCCCCCTCTAAGTGCAGCCTCACCCTGTGGTCTGAAACCAGTATACTGCCCCAGCAAATCCAAATATTGGGAACGCGTCATAGCTCTCATATACTGGGGCAGTGCAACGGCCAGTCCATCTACACGCAGCCCATATAAACCTGAACATCCTgaagcgtgatggtggcctctctAGTGGGCAGGTGAAAAGTGtgtgtctccggtcgccaccgctctatcaacgCCGTGATGAGAGACCAGTCGAGCTCATCCGCCCAATCTCAAAAATCCTAGGGAATTCCGTAGCACGCAGGCGATGGACTACGCGGGGATGGAAATCTTTCTCCCTCAAAAAGTCCCACAAGTCGTCCGGTCTCCTGGCGCGGAGAGTCTGATCCAATAGATGTCCCTCCCATACGTAGGCGGACCTATGGTCTCCCTGTAACACTAATATCTGATCCAATGCTGGTCCAAGATACACAAACGGcaagtccatgtcgtctactgtaaattaaacaatattaattgtgtgtttgtgttataataattaatattttattatttaataggacataatatatataactaagggttccaagctcgataatttgggcccagtagcaccaagctatcctgaattcttatgtgtgtcaatttcaataattttaaaattttgttagtttaataaattaaataattaatttttaattggacagagtatataactatgggttccaagctcgatatttgaggcccagtagtaccaagctatccttaattattatgtgtgtcaatttcaaaattttt
Above is a window of Nicotiana tabacum cultivar K326 chromosome 8, ASM71507v2, whole genome shotgun sequence DNA encoding:
- the LOC107800051 gene encoding mitogen-activated protein kinase kinase kinase 20-like, with amino-acid sequence MTEQRERDFFANGCYGAEEMASLLWKRVRILGEGGFGVVSLASTSDNQPPTLERLPPLIAIKSCLLHRSQSLQDEEAFLSMFADSPYVIHCFRPNIELQDGVAVYNLLLEYASGGSLADHLHNYNSGKGLSEFEVRKHTRNVVLGLVHIHSRGVIHCDIKPDNILLVGTDETAKIADFGLSMTLEQTRAEKHGLRGTERYLAPESLVDEKYGPEVDIWALGCTVYELMTGTPLWESDEDSQDSNVLYRIGFEEPMFQNAKLSNEAQDFLKRCLVKNPASRWTAEMLLNHPFLNSYKVADSNVQPATKTTKKLKIILRKPQQKIAFKNPSSRCTGDMLLNHPSSKVEDNIQPATKTTKKIKIILRRPQQKIAFKIQPHNRDLIIGH
- the LOC107800052 gene encoding endoglucanase 16-like, with the protein product MNISVIKAFGTFLLAWFIIFQGHFVVVYGDFNYQEALTKSIIFLEAQRSGKLPPNHRPLWRGDSALQDGQTVNVDLVGGYYDAGDNVKYGLPMAFTVTTLAWAAIAYQSQLQAAGELKNVQSAIKWGTDYFLKASSKRNRLYVQVGDPVKDHECWTRPENMKTPRTVLMIDQNNPGTEIAAETSAAMAAASVVFRGTNRTYARQLLNKAKLLFQFAKSHKGTYDGECPFYCSFSGFHDELLWAATWLYRATRRPTYLEFIQEEATTATVAEFSWDLKYAGAQILLSKFYFEGEKDLQNFKQQADGYICSVLPHSPHHQVYISPGGLLHLRDGANTQYVTATAFLFSVYSDYLAKHKQKVSCGNKQFNSADLMAFAKQQMDYILGKNPRGKSYMVGFGNKPPTQAHHRGASVPKMSPNKLVDCSMSFVYWYNTEKPNPNELTGAIVGGPDRYDNFEDRRSTSAMTEPTTYTNSLAVGVLAKLAKHHALS